TCATTTGGCCAGTCAGTTCAGTAATAATATTCATAATGTGTAAAGTTCTAGGCTCAGAAACTTAGGGCAATATCCTAAAAGTAAAATTACATCATGACAATTCAATGAAATTGGTAAAAACACAACTTATATACATGACATATACAATATACACAATCATATTCAGTAATAGAATGCATTTCTGATAATACCACTTACACTATATACAAGTCGGCTTAAGGCTTATCCAAACAAGAAGCATTAAAGTCTATGGACATTTTAATGTATTGCACATAATATAAAACATCCTAAGCTGCTCAGCCAGTGTCAATCCCGACATCTAAGCTTCTTGTCTCAGTCTCTAGCCTCTCCTGCTTCTCCTAAATGCAAATATAAAAGACATTACAATTGAATCTATTATTATCAGAACTCAGCTTAGATGTACATTCAGGAGAAGACAGGAGGGAATGAAGACTGATCAGACCGGGAGTTTCGTTGTCTTGATTAACATTGAACAGCATTGAGCAGCTTGTATTGCATGATATGGATGCTGCAGAAGCAAAACAACTGaacctttttttaattaaattattgCCTATTACATGCAATTAAAATAAAAAGATACAAAGAGGTCCATAACTtttaactcttaaagggaacctgccgtcTGATTCATGATGACCATGCAATAATCAAACACTGGCTGCGTTACTGCAGCCTTGTATATTTCACTGTGGCATTTCAGAGGAAACATATATGGAAAAGCTGTCTCTAAAGACTAGACTGAGGCAGGTGACTTCTCTAGTTCCCCTAGACTATCGGGTCTCTCCCTATGTGTGTCTGTATAATGAGACATCTGTCAGAATAGTGAAGGAGAAAGACAAGGCACACTGTCTTTTTGAAAGAATTGGGTGCTTGAGGAATGGACTCGTGGTCCAGACTAATTAAGGCTGGAACGTCAGCACCATAAAAGAAAATGAAATGAGACTGTGGGTCTTGCTGCGATGCTGAGGTTCCAACCTGAATTGATATAGCGAGCAGGCGTGAAAAAGCCAGTGGGGACTTGCCTCCGACTAGTCATCTGAGACACATAGTCCCTGGCTACTTTTCACATTTGGCTTTCTTTGAAATGTTGCAGCATTTTGGAGTAATACACACACGACCGCAATATTGCAGCCGGGTTCTGATGCCTATTGTTGCatgttcgggcagcatgaatctgcTGGCGGGTTACCTGTCATTCACTATAAAGAGGTAGATATTTATCAAGTAGCCACACGACTTTATTCGCTTTGGTCTATAATTCCCGGTGTTATCAATGTCTCTCAGCATAACATAGACATAATGAGCAATAGCATTAATCATCAACCATTTACCTTCATGAATACAGACACCACCTTGATAACTGTGAAGAGACCATCCCAGAGTAGAATGGTCAGAGCTTACATATTAACCTTTATCTGAGTAATTAGGGATTCAATCTGGTTTTCCTTTTGCAATTCACTTTCAGTATTGTAATTCTTTTGTATGCTTTTAATCAACAAGAAGAATAGAAAGGGGCTCAGTTTTTGTTTGACCCTCCACCCGAGCCCTAGGGACAAAAGATTATTTAACAAGACAGAGTCAAACATTGCCCTTCCCTAAATGTAGGATGAAGGAAGGAGCTATCCAGCTTCCTACCCCCTTCTCTAGGATAGGTCTCTATGAACCAACACCAGAAGGCAGCCCCATTTGGTGTCTCAGGTACTGCTTGCAATACAATCACATATTATGGTAATTTACATCTCTTGGGTGATATGATTATAAAACAAATACATAATCGTCATGCAAAATATTTAATAATGATTGTCCCTGTAAGATTAACAGGGTCCAAGGTAAGGAACCACACCGGTGATCTACAGGAAGCAGGTCTTGGCACAAGTAAGAATATGGAGGAAAAACAATACAGAATGTAAGGTCTAACATCAGCTAAAAAGTGTGTGCCTCTCCTATACGCCTTGTGTGCGTCCCTTGAGATAACAGCCATGTGTCTAACTTGGAGAGATGATTGCCCACCTATTGGAACTCATAGTCGACCATTGGAGCCGTTCTATGGAAAACCGAGAATAATAATTGTCTAATATCATGATCTGAGTGAATTAAAAAAACTCTGTGACCTCAGAAAACCTAAAAGAAAAAGGATATCAATAAAGATTTCTATTTTACAATGGTCGTTATACTCCTTGTTCTTGTAGGTCTCCTGTTTTCCTTGTGGAGGGTCTATCTATTATATGGTCAAGTTTAGGCATTTCTATTGGCAATAAAGTGTTGGATGTATTTGCCATACAACGTGAGTCCCAGAAAAGAAAGCCGTCATTCATGTTATTCAGTCAAGAAAGGGCATTACCTTTATTGTATTTTTCGGGAAATCAGCAAAATACCAGCACATCCTACGTTAAACAGAGGTCTGAATGAGACCATAGAGAGCAGGGTGAATTCCATACCTAAATTTAATTGAAGTGGGCATCCTACATGAACGCGTTTTCTGCAACAGTGTtcacaaaaaaactgaaattttagGCAAATGTGATAATATACTGTCAGGTGAAATAAGCAACGTGTTTTGTTACACATGTAATGGTGGCTCACTTCCTCTGCACTGCATAGCACCCATTCAGATTAATTAGATAGCATGTACTATATGGTTGTGTGGCTTCCACCAAAACACCAGCCCAATGGTATTATTAAGGCCTAAGGGTGTGTGCAAGGCTATGGGTGATCTGCTCCAAAAGCTGGCTGACAAAATGCTCAAAAGATTGAACACATGCAcaaactgagcagaaactctccaaatctcaaaactcctcaaaaactttcAGTTTCCGCTCTGCTTCTGCTCCGAAATCTCAGCAGTAAGACTCATACATAGCTTTTGAGGGTTTTTTGGAGTTGTTTTTTCAGTTTACTGAAACCTTTTTGGAGTTTTTACCCTGACGCTTTCTTTGTAACCAAGTCCATCAGCAGATGCCTCAAAGAAGTTACATGCACCTTGTTTTTTCCTGCTGGGTGTTTTTCAAACCTGAAGTTGAAGAAAAATGTTCAGAAGACTGAACATATGAGCAGCTTATCGTTTGACTTTAGAAATAAACAGGAAACGTTTGTTAAGGGTGTATTGAGTGATTTTTCAGACTCATTTTGGAGCAGACTAGCTCCAAAAGACTCTTCGGAGATCTCCTTGTGCATACTTCCTTACAGGTAAAATAACAAATTTCAGTCATGAGTGATTAGCATTTACTCTTATGAGCTAAGTGCAATATTATGTCATAGATTTCTACAGAGCTAAGAATGGTGATAGACTTGAGATAAGTTTGTATTCACACGAGTATTGCCGTATGTATTGGGAAAACTCTGCAACTCTGACTAATGCCTATGACATATGCCACTCTATAGGGATACAATGGCGTATGTCATCCTTAGGCTCAATAATTAAAAAACATACAGTATGTGGTAGAGGATTTTTCAATGGATGCCTCTGAAAACTTGACTGTGGCACATACGACAAACAAACTGCAATGCACCGTGAATGTCGCCGAAGACTGTTTTTTCCCCAGATCATTGAGGTTTTTTATCTATATAACCATTAGCTGAAAGGTTGGTCAGTCATATATAGCCAGTACCTGAGAAATACCAGTCGAATAATGACCAACGGGTCGCAGATCCCAGGTCTAGTAGGTAATCTATGACCATTGTGAATTGACACTTGCCTGCTGTCATCCTGGTTCTTCCTTTGATTAGTCAGGCTGGAGAGATGGCATCATCACATGATGCACACGAGATGTGGTACCAGCCCGGCTAAATCGAAGGAAGAAATTGTAAGATACTTGGCACTCCAAAATACGCACAGCACCAGTTGAGGCAGTTTGCCATCCCACAGCTCGGTTTTTCTAATTGACATGAAGGCCCATGATTTAGGGCCGAAACATAATTGACTGGATATTTGGATTGCCTAATAAAGTTCTGTTACCTATTTTGGACTGACAATTATCTTATAATTTCCTTCCGTGCATGGGGTGGATGGAACCCTTCTTGGGCATCCAATTCTTCGCTCAAGAGTGCTGTGAATCTGCTTCTATAATCGAAAGGGGAGCCGCAGATGACAACAGGTAAGCGGTGATTCACTCCAGCAGCAAACTCAGTAATCTGTGACCGGGAGTCCTGCGAATCACAGCTTACCTGATGTCATCAATGGCGTGTTGGCGCCACATCGTACTGATTCTCCCATCTCTACCAACAGAGCATATTATTTGCAAGCAATCAGTTAGGAACAGTACAACAACTCATTGGTCACACACCTGGTCATCCTCTTATAAGAAGAATGCTAAAAGGAATATAAGATCCaacaaaatattttataaaaaaaaaaatacaaaaaaagttaaaaatatgtGCAACTCATTCAGAAAATGTAAATCACGACATATTTCTTTAGCTGTGTTATTAAAGTGCAATACCTATGTATAGGTACTTATCCTTTTTAAAAAATTTAACCCGTTTTCATTGTGTGTGTAATACATGGAATATTGTATAAATCTGGCCTTTGTACAGTCACTTCGCCAGTTAATGATTCAGCCTCGGGTCCAGAGTACATGACCTGttagcataaaaaaaaatcaatgcaatTACCTGCATTGTCCAACAGCATGTGCAGCGGGATGACATGATTGTACACTGCTCCGGCTTTATAAAATGTTTCCATCCGGCTAGATAAGGAATGATGAGGAATCAATTATATGTTTAGCGTTTTGTCTCAATATTCTTCATTTAGATGGTTTATGTTCATTTACAGAGGTCATCCGATCTGGACAAGCACATTTCTGATTGTGACTTCCATAATGTCTTGCTTGAGGAAGGGCATTCTCATCGAGGGAAACCATCTATTAGTTTCATATGCCCTTATACTTTTTAATATATCCAGAGAGCTTTCTATGTACATGTGGCAAAGGCGTAATATCCAAAAGGCCACTTTGATTTTTCATATAAGGACCTTTGTGTTGTAAAATCCATCCATAACGTATATGAATACTTcaccataaaaatataaaaatatatatatgtaaatctACATCACGTCCATTGAACAGAGGCTCAGTATGGTCATTTATGAAGTAGTAATGGAGAAAAAGTACAGACTTTGTAGGACTTAATGTTGGTTAGTTCTGCTCAGATTGATATTATCATCTTCAAATGCCAAGCCAGAGTGGTCAGGGCTCCCCAGTAAGCTGTGTTGGTCTTCTTGTCCTTCGTAGAGCATTTGTTTCTCTTTTCGAACACTAGAGGTTATTTGGCTCCAGGTGATGTTGGTGTTCTTAAAAGCGTGCAAAAGAAAAATCCCAGCAATAATAGTGAAAAATCCACTTAGGGTCCCAATCATGTCACTGACATCCATGCTGTTCCACTCCTTAAAAAGGATCACAGAGCAGGTGACCACCATGGTGGTAAAGAATACATAGTATATTGGGGTCACTATGGACGTATTGAACACATCCAAGGCTTTGTTGAGATAATTGATTTGTGTGCTGATGGATATAACTAAAGTGGCCAACAGGATGAAGAATAGGGGGTCTTTATAAACCGGTTTTCTTTCGATAAACTCTTGAACGGCGATGCCCAAACCCTTAACACAGGAAACGGAGAATGCGCCAATGATGGAACAAATGGCGATGTACACAAGAATGTTGGTTGGGCCTTTCTTTGGAGCAACAGCAAAGATAAGGATAAGAGATGTCACAACTGACGCCACTGCAAATGTAATAAACACTGTGGAAAccaaatgtaaaaatataaataagTATTAAATATAAATGCTAAACATATTACCCCTATATTATCATTATCAATAATGATAGGATGAACTGTATGATATTAGACTCTATATAAGTATATGGCATATATAAGGAACATGGAAAAGCCTGATCCaagcttcatttttttttctcttgtgggTTTGTTTCTCtcggtaatataggctgaatgtaaaATCTGTGTGTATCCAGGGTGCTTGGGTTTCTAGTAGCTAAAATAaccgcacagcttctatcctgcactgatTTCATCTTCATTAGATGTACTCTTTATCTGTAGCCTTTTTTTCTGCCCTCCTTTAGAAACTTTCTCCCCTTCCATCTTGTGGAAATCTGTGTGCACCTCTCTCCCTGCTGCTATCTCTTATACTAAAACTTGATCAGGCTGCAAACTGCATATGAGGAAGTCTTAAAATGAATGAAGGGATGAAGATTGCCAACTGAAACTTCTAATCACTAACAtatgtaaaaataatttttgcctTCGTGAAGGAATCCATAgaatttaatggggttgtccactacttggatatCCCCTCATGAATCCCCATGTTTCCTTCCAGTAAAATAATAATGCCTATAGTTATCTCCAGTGCTGGCACCCTTCAGCAGTTTCGGCACTGGCTTTCCCAGGGCTTGCATGACATTATGTCACATGATCCCTGCGGCCAATTAGCGCTGGCTTCACACTTCcctccttcggacaaatcaagacatccagaggaagtgaaaGAACAGGTGCAGCCATCTTCTCGCTTTCTCCGAATGTCAATTACATCGGTAAGAGAGGATAGTGAAGCCAGGTCTGATTGGTTGCAGGGATGGTGTGACATAAAAATGTCACATGATAGCCTGGGAGAGCTAGTGTGGACATCCCTGGAACAGCGCTGGCACCGTCAGTAAGTATActgtaagtgttattattttacttggggGCAAACAtatagattgagaaggggttgtctgagtaatggacaactcctttaagccaCATACAATAAGAGCTAACACATAGCAGTAATGTTTTCAATGAGTATACATACGTGTTCAGACTAAATTATCGGAATCTAGAACATGTCGTACAACAATCATTTAAATGTAACATATTATCAAAGGTatcatacatatatatagatatatgtgtgtgttagGAATATGATCATATATACTGTAGGTTTCTATCATGTATAAACACCAACCTGGATCTCTTAGTTTGATCTCCATATCATGAAGAGATGTGACCTCTTCTTCATGAGGAGCATGTATCACCATCATGGTGGAACCCAAGATACACAACAGACAGCCCAGCTTTCCATGGATATTCAGCTTCTCATTCAAGAAATATGATGATAACATGGCACTAAGGAAATAAAGGAGACATGCTTTACGGCATCATGGTTCCCCCAGGGCCAGGCTTCAGCAACATCCTTGCATCGGTGCACTAATAGGAAGGCTTTGATTTGGACAATTTGCGAgttttatataattattattttagtTGAATAAAACATTAGCCCGACTGACTTTTTCAATAGTTGTGAATGTTGAACTTAGAGGGGTTCTCCAAGACAGGATTAAATGGTGGGAAAGGCTAGTAATGCTTTAAAATAACAAAATACCGGTAAGCCATAATTACTTATATATCGTGCCAATTTCTGGCCTCAGTGGTGATTTTCTGGTAGGTGGCACGTGACCGCTGAGGTTTGTGATTGGCGGCAGCAGACAGGACATAAGCACTGCCACACTGTAAACTAAGACCTGCCGGGAGCAGCGGAAGGGTGGCACTGGAGCAGCAGTGGCTGTAACCACTAAATAATGGTTTGTCTgctttttttacaccatttcttgCTTTTGCCCCAATTTTGGCCCATCCTGGACAACTCCCCTAAATGCATCTTAAATTTATCTGTACTGGATATCAGCTCATCAAGACTCAGGATGGGCACCTTGAATTGCGAAGTCACATAAcacaattaggccatgttcacactttcagAATTCTGTCAGGATAAAGTAGAGGATTCCGCTCCTTTGATCTGATCTGATAATATTCCTCCTGCAATGTATGTGGTATCTGAGAGAATCAGTTTGTTAGGCCCCAATCTGGTGGCCGCTCCGCTAGGCTGTGGATGCTGGACAGTAGCCCTAAGAACCGCCTGATATCTCATGCGTGTGTCTTACTACAACGATGACATCATGCCAGACCTACAAATGTGAAAAAGTACAGGGGGTTTTAGCAGGTAGGAGGCGGTCCGCAGGGCTCATTTTCCCATGGCCACAGACTACTGAAGTGGGCGATGGACCAAGGTCCAGTAAATTGATTCACTCATGTCAAAAATGGGGAATAGTGGATACATAAGATACAGAATGATAAATCCATGACATTAATGTCAGTCTTGCTGCAGATTTTACAGAGAAAAACCACAAATTAACCTCATTACAATGAAGCTAATCTATTGGAGGACACGCTGGCATCTTAGAGTAGACTTCTGCCATAGAAATATTTAGAAAGCCCATGGTGGATTTGCCTATGAATATTTACACCACATGAATACAGCCCGATGCCACCCTGTAGTCCGGGGTAGTAAAGAATAAACAGTTAATGCCATGTAATACAATTTAATAACACTATTGGAAGTTATTATTACCAAATGAGGACGCTCAAGGCGCCAAGTGGCGTCACCAGGGTTGCAGGTGCAAATGCGTATGCAGCAAAGTTGGCGGCTTCTCCAGCTCCCACTATAAGTGAAGAAAACAAATAGAAGAAGGTAAGAAAAAAAGAGAAACCCTATTTCCTCATCAATTAAATCATTAAGTGTAAATGATTAACACCAAACTAAATAGTGGTCTTATTGTAAGGGTCAGTGATGTTCCGAGGAGGAGCGTGTTCATTGTCATAGGGGGAGAAGACCACTTGTAATTGGTGGGGTCAAATGGCCTGACCTTAAAATTATGGAAGGGCACCTGGGAATGGAAGATTATTTTTGAGTACTTTGCTGCAAGTTGCCCACATCACCATCTCTGCTACTCTCCATTGCTGGTTCAAAAAGCAAAAATAATAACGCGAAGTTACAGCTGGAGGATGGTACACGGAGTTTCAAGCTTCCGGGCATCCAGATAGTCTAATAGACTATGAAGGGTACGGATGCAATGGTCCTAACGGGGGCTAAATAGTATTTGAAACATGGATCTTTGCTCTTTGGGTCGAAATTTTCACCGTCAGCCTTCTTTTATgcttttgtcatgtttgccaatttCTTTTTACATGGGTGGGGGAGGGAGAAGGGGTATTATAAAAAGGTTTATAGACATTTCTGAGAGCTCCTTCATAAAGGTAACAGCCGGCTAGTCTGGCTGCATTTTTGCACATTATGTCTGGACATCTTTCTGTGGTTTTGGTCTCCGGTCCTTTTGAAGAACACAACAACCTTTATTATTAACAGGCTGAACTACTGTAGATGGACCATTGTACCAAACAAGGTAATTATAGGATCTCCGTAGACTTCCAACCGTAATTACTTGCGTTCTTAGTTTTGGGAATCAATTCAATGGTGAATGTCTTGGAGATTTTTCCACATACAATTATAAATAAAATATAGTAGGGACAGGAAATAATATGACCACAGGGAAATAAAGTCCATGATGCTAAACAAATTTGCTTTTCATAAGTTTGGAAAAGCCAAGCACAAACCATCCTCTCCCCCCCCAACAGGAGATGTTGTCGTTTCTTTGggagaaaccaaaaaaaaagactgaaaagAGTTTTTATaaggttattaggtttagggggaatCACTTTTTCATgcagagccctgtaggtttggaattCTTATTTTCCCtcaataataaagactttcatttaaaaatGGCATTTTGTGATTAATTGTGTTATCttttctaatatttacatttgtttggtgatctgaagcatTGAAGTGGGACATacatgcaaaagaacaggaaataaggaagggggcaaacactttttcacaacaCTTTAGTTTTTGGTTTCGTACAAAATTTGGCACCATCTGGCTTTTACAGGCTATTTGTTTGGTAGATACACAGCAGTACTCGGCAGCACCCACTAACAAATGTATGAATGTGATGTAGTGTGCTGTGATGCTG
This region of Ranitomeya imitator isolate aRanImi1 chromosome 1, aRanImi1.pri, whole genome shotgun sequence genomic DNA includes:
- the NIPAL1 gene encoding magnesium transporter NIPA3, whose protein sequence is MGESAPALIDVPAGTVCDTGAVLPLMCHHSGSQAWCQIMNSSQSPSSFIVLQNISQSTNESNLSIATFRNKYNLYIGLILAISSSLFIGSSFIMKKKGLLRLADKGVTRAGQGGFSYLKEWLWWAGLLSMGAGEAANFAAYAFAPATLVTPLGALSVLICAMLSSYFLNEKLNIHGKLGCLLCILGSTMMVIHAPHEEEVTSLHDMEIKLRDPVFITFAVASVVTSLILIFAVAPKKGPTNILVYIAICSIIGAFSVSCVKGLGIAVQEFIERKPVYKDPLFFILLATLVISISTQINYLNKALDVFNTSIVTPIYYVFFTTMVVTCSVILFKEWNSMDVSDMIGTLSGFFTIIAGIFLLHAFKNTNITWSQITSSVRKEKQMLYEGQEDQHSLLGSPDHSGLAFEDDNINLSRTNQH